The following proteins come from a genomic window of Dreissena polymorpha isolate Duluth1 chromosome 1, UMN_Dpol_1.0, whole genome shotgun sequence:
- the LOC127840172 gene encoding A disintegrin and metalloproteinase with thrombospondin motifs adt-2-like, with amino-acid sequence MKSNVKLTLSKNKRLNHNAPMYEVKSVNGKHLLKELNTSPLQETKFYQDREKAGSFMVSCQRRSNGACVRRVIRPAEDTLSTRILEGTRLSPHIIARVSDVMRGQRGQGHGGEERILPDQDAWESKERGNDDGKRILPDQDAWESKERGNDDGKRILPDQAAWESKERGNDDGKRKADSEDDQDLKMDIANLRSTLENLRSKAPLEKMRQKRQSNVYAVEVVVAIDPPLWKKFYTDTAATGNMSRDDATEYKLREHFSQIINGVSSRYESIDHNELDIYVTVTAFLLYKTIDSTNPLQPSTAIKTFVGYEYEYVDSSVYVSSLPSWLSNLSGLPDNDHVMVFTWYDLYANGDVSRTGVIGITYSSSACYNNRVSVNEVIVSLFTTISVAAHELGHNLGAGHDGNTDYTVTAACPASFKFIMTPGVNQIYPGEPFTQNPWRFSPCSVKQFKDFIQSLDKHGKNCLLDKGDYYNGDEFKTFVSRLPGEQHTADEQCKKIWGNESGLGCGCTATDPSICQYMHCKTSWPGWCSAKTADQGTPCDDPASNKHHTTNHHHHTTNHHNHTVNHHHYKTNHHHHTTNNHHHTTNHLHTSNHNHNTTNITSQPTTTTRPTTTPTRPTTITRPNTTT; translated from the exons ATGAAGTCTAACGTCAAACTGACATTGAGTAAGAACAAACGCCTAAACCACAATGCACCGATGTACGAAGTTAAGTCTGTTAATGGTAAACATTTGCTGAAGGAGCTGAATACCTCCCCATTGCAG GAGACGAAATTCTACCAGGACAGAGAGAAAGCTGGGTCGTTCATGGTGTCGTGTCAACGTCGCAGCAACGGCGCATGCGTGCGACGCGTT ATAAGACCTGCCGAGGACACGCTTAGCACGAGAATCCTCGAAGGCACGCGCCTCTCTCCTCACATCATTGCACGTGTCAGTGATGTGATGCGCGGTCAGAGAGGGCAAGGTCATG GCGGTGAGGAAAGAATACTCCCTGACCAAGATGCTTGGGAAAGCAAAGAAAGAGGCAATGACGATGGGAAGAGAATACTCCCTGACCAAGATGCTTGGGAAAGCAAAGAAAGAGGCAATGACGATGGGAAGAGAATACTCCCTGACCAAGCTGCTTGGGAAAGCAAAGAAAGAGGCAATGACGATGGGAAGAGAAAGGCTGATAGTGAGGACGACCAAGATTTAAAGATGG ATATAGCGAATTTAAGAAGCACCCTGGAGAATTTACGTTCTAAGGCACCACTAGAG AAAATGAGACAAAAACGGCAGAGCAACGTCTACGCAGTCGAGGTAGTGGTGGCTATTGACCCACCTTTGTGGAAGAA ATTTTACACGGACACAGCGGCTACTGGCAATATGTCCAGAGATGATGCGACAGAGTACAAACTCCGGGAACATTTCTCGCAGATAATTAATGGC GTTAGCTCGCGATATGAAAGTATTGATCATAACGAACTGGACATATACGTTACGGTTACTGCCTTCCTGCTGTACAAG ACTATCGACTCCACCAATCCGCTACAACCGTCGACGGCGATTAAAACGTTTGTCGGCTACGAATATGAATATGTTGACAGCAGCGTCTACGTTTCTTCTCTACCGTCGTGGCTGAGTAACCTGTCGGGTCTTCCGGACAATGATCACGTCATGGTTTTCACATG GTATGACCTCTACGCCAATGGGGATGTCTCTAGAACTGGTGTGATTGGCATCACCTATTCAAGTAGCGCGTGCTATAACAATCGGGTGTCAGTCAATGAAGTAATTGTCAGCCTCTTTACCACCATATCAGTGGCCGCGCATGAACTGGGACACAA CCTCGGCGCTGGTCACGATGGCAACACTGATTACACAGTGACTGCCGCATGCCCAGCTTCCTTCAAGTTCATTATGACACCCGGGGTGAACCAGATCTACCCTGGAGAGCCCTTTACACAGAATCCATGGCGCTTCTCGCCATGCTCTGTCAAGCAGTTTAAAGATTTTATCCAGAGCCTTGATAAGCACGG AAAGAACTGCTTGCTGGACAAAGGTGATTACTACAATGGCGACGAGTTCAAAACCTTCGTCTCGCGGCTGCCAGGGGAACAACACACCGCGGACGAACAGTGCAAGAAGATTTGGGGCAACGAATCCGGACTTGGGTGTGGATGT ACGGCCACTGACCCGTCAATATGTCAGTACATGCATTGCAAAACGTCCTGGCCAGGGTGGTGCAGCGCCAAGACCGCGGACCAAGGCACCCCGTGTGATGACCCAGCATCGAATAAG cACCATACGACCAACCACcatcaccacacgaccaaccaccataACCACACGgtcaaccaccaccactacaagaccaaccaccaccaccacacgaccaacaaCCACCACCATACGACCAACCACCTCCACACATCCAACCACAACCACAACACGACCAATATCACATCACAACCAACCAcaaccacacgaccaaccaccaccccTACACGACCAACCACCATCACACGACCAAACACCACCACATGA